The following nucleotide sequence is from Dialister pneumosintes.
ATATGTCATATATGTAGCAGAAGAAAGAATATCTTCTATTTCTACTACATGTTTTTTTATCTTTGTAGATGGAGATTCCCACCCCATTATAACGGATGGAGAAACACCGTATAGTCTTGATAAAGATTCTATTTTATCAGAAGGAATGTTTGTAATTATATTGTTTTCGTATTTAAATAGCGTTTGTTTTGTAACACCTATATAAACGCCGACTTCTTCAAGGGTAAAACCTTTTTTAATTCTTAAATCTTTTAGAAGTTCGCCTCTATTAAAATTCATTATAAACACCCCTACATATAATATATATCCTTTAATATATATCCTTTGAACTTCAAAAGCAACAAAAAAATATAAAAATAACACAAAAGTGACTTGACAAGTTACAAATATCTGAAGAAAAACTGCCGGCTAAGTACCAGTATGGAAACAATACCAGTTATGTTGCTAGAAAGGTAGGAGAACTTACTAATTTAATCCCTAGAAAAATAGATAATGCTATTTATGAATATACAGGGGGAATGGGAAAGTTAACTAATGAACTTATTGACGGTGTGATGGGTTTATCTGAAACAAGACCGGCTAAGAAATTTTCCGAATATCCGGTTATTCGAAGGTTTTTAGCAACTCCGTATAAGTCTAGCAATTCAGAGCAAATAATAAGAGGTGCGTATGAAGAACAGGAGAAATTATATAATGCATTTAAACTGACAGGAGAAAAATCAGAATCACTAGATTTAAGAAAATATACTCAATATAAAAATGCGGTGAACGCTTTAGGACGTGTTTATAAAGCAGAAAAGATAGTTATTAATGACAAAACTATGACACCAGATCAGAAAAGACAGATATTGGATGAGTTAAACAAATCAAGAGTTAACATCTCAAGAAGAGCGTTAGGACGTAGTCGAGTGCAATAAAAGAAAGCCTACTATTATAGTAGGCTTTTGTATTTTAAGAAAGGAATTAATTATGAAGGGAATAGATGTGTCAGAAAATAATGGTGTTGTTGATTTTGAAAGTGTAAAAAATGCAGGGTTTGAATTTGCAATTATTAGGGTAGGCTATGGCAATGGACATTTAGATGAATGTTTTTATCGTAATGTAAATGAAGCGTTACGTTGTGGACTGCAAATAGGAGCATACCATTATTCTTATGCATTAAACGAAGAAAGGGCAAAACAAGAAGCAGAATTTGTAGTTAATACGCTCAAGCAATGCGGACTTACTCCTGATAAATTGTTAGGAGTATATTTTGACATGGAAGATGCTGATTGCTATAAACAACGTCACGGGATGCCCTCGTGGCAAACCATAACTAATATGTGTTCAATCGCCGTTAATCGTTTTTGGAAAGATGGATATGTGGCAGGGATTTATGCTAATAATGATTGGCTTGATAATTACATTGATTATGAACAGTTAGGTGGTTGTAGTTTATGGCTTGCCGAACCTTATGTATCCGAACCAAGAAGAAAATGTAATATATGGCAATATTCTTTTAGGGAGATTATTGATGGACAAGAATTTGATGCGAATATATTATTTTAATTTATTTTTAGAAAAAGTCACTAAAAACTGTGACGTTTTGACACGTGTTGATGATGTACCGTGATTATATTTGTCGCAAAAAAGTTAAAATGCGTTTAATCGCATTTTAGATAAGGTTTTAAGGAAATTGTAAATTTTGAGTGGTTTTATTGATGAAATGAGGTAAAAATGTGGATAATATTAAAACAAAAATTAAAAATATGTTTAGTTTGTATAAGTTTTATATTCTTGGTGCTGGTATCTTGTTGTTTGCCATCATATGCTTATACATCTGTAACGGCAGAACAAAATATATTGATACCTATCAATCAATACAGCGAAGTCAAGAATATAATAAACAGGCTAGAGATGAAGTTGAACGAGCTGGAAGAAAACTTGAATATGCAGAAAGCGAACTCAAACGAGCAACAGAAACAACTGAAAACATTACAGAAACAACTGAAGACGTTAAAAGAACAGTTGACCAGAACGCAGTCATTATTAAAGGAGAGCAAGATATCATTGACTCAAGCAGAGAAGACATTAAAAAAGCAAGAAGAATCTTTGAATCAGTTGACTATGCAAATAGAATCCCTTGAACATAAAGCGAGGGTAGTCAAAAGACAGCGGAGTGTATATGCCGGAGTGGCTGGTTTATTTTTAGTTGGGTTTATTTTAAAATAAAACATGAAAAGCACTTACTATAATTAGTAGGTGCTTTTTTTAGTGTAAAGATTCTATAAATCGTCAATAAAACCGTCAAAAACTGAATAAAAAAAACGATAAAATACAAGAAATTAATCGTTGCAATCTTATCGTTTTTTGTGTTTTGTTCAGATTCTTACTAATATTTTGTGCTTTTGAGTTTAAAGTACAAAAACACTCGTACTACTTGGAGTACAATTCGACGATATACGTTTCGTTTACTTCGTCCTTGTATGGTAATTCTTCACGAAGTGGCATACGAGTCAATGTTACAGACCAGTTATCAAAGCTCTTTTCAATATATGGAAGATCGAAAGATTTAATTTCCTGGAAAGACTGCTTAAACATTTCGTTTGCACGATGATTTTCGCGTAAAGAAATAACCTGTCCCGGTTTTACCGGATAAGATGGAATATCCACCTTTTTGCCATCTACATTGATTAATCCATGATTAACCATCTGACGA
It contains:
- a CDS encoding helix-turn-helix domain-containing protein, whose product is MNFNRGELLKDLRIKKGFTLEEVGVYIGVTKQTLFKYENNIITNIPSDKIESLSRLYGVSPSVIMGWESPSTKIKKHVVEIEDILSSATYMTYGGKELSDKEKKQIRNILKTILEE
- a CDS encoding LPD38 domain-containing protein encodes the protein MPAKYQYGNNTSYVARKVGELTNLIPRKIDNAIYEYTGGMGKLTNELIDGVMGLSETRPAKKFSEYPVIRRFLATPYKSSNSEQIIRGAYEEQEKLYNAFKLTGEKSESLDLRKYTQYKNAVNALGRVYKAEKIVINDKTMTPDQKRQILDELNKSRVNISRRALGRSRVQ
- a CDS encoding GH25 family lysozyme; translation: MKGIDVSENNGVVDFESVKNAGFEFAIIRVGYGNGHLDECFYRNVNEALRCGLQIGAYHYSYALNEERAKQEAEFVVNTLKQCGLTPDKLLGVYFDMEDADCYKQRHGMPSWQTITNMCSIAVNRFWKDGYVAGIYANNDWLDNYIDYEQLGGCSLWLAEPYVSEPRRKCNIWQYSFREIIDGQEFDANILF